The genomic stretch gatgttcggacttcaattcccagaattccccagccagcatttgctggctggggaattctgggagttgaagtccggacatcttcaagttgccaaggttgagaaacactggcctgaaGTTAGCATTGACTTGTCTGCCTTCTTCAGCTCACAGCGGGCGGGGTAGAAAACGTCTGCCGTAAAACGGTTGCAGCTTTTTGCATTCAGCTGTTAGAAAGGGACCAGTCTACCAAACTTCGGCTCTcaatttaaaaagcaaaggaGGGGCAGAGGCTCGTTTGGATGGCCGTGGGGCCCAAGAAGATCTTTCAGCCTAAAACGTAGCTGTGCCCATTCACACACACCGCTAAGTCATCAGGCCCCCGTGTCTCTTCTGTGAAATGTGCCACAGCTCCCCACTTATCCAGTGGATGAAGGTGGCATGGATGGCCTTTTCTGCATTGGTTGGGGAAGAGGGCCATCAGGCAGATCCTGGGCTGGTTTTGGTCTGGGAAGAGCGTTCGCTAATTGAGCCTGTTAAATGTTCATTGCGTGAGCACTGTATTATTTATGACACGTACGCTTAATGCTGGGCTGCTGATAGAACatcataggtggtaccttgctcaatagtagtaactgtgagtgggaccttgcagtcctagtggacaatcacttaaatatgagccagccgtgtgtagcagctgccaaaaaagccaacacagttctaggctgcatcaacagagggagagaatcaagatcacatgaagagttaataccgctttataaggccttggtaaggccacacttggaatacggcattcagttttggtcaccacaatgtagaaaagatgtggagactctagaaatagtgcagagaagagcaacaaagaggattaggggactggagactaaaacatatgaaggacgtttgcaggaactgggtgtgtctagtttaatgaaaagaaggactaggggagacatgatagcagtcttccaatatctcaggggctgccacaaagaagagggagtcaagctattctccaaagcacctgagggcagaacaagaagcaatgggtggaaactaatcaaggagagaagcaatttcctgacagtgagaacaattaatcagaggaacaacttgcctccagaagttgtgaatgccccaacactggaagtctttaagaagatgttggatagccatttgtctgaaacggtatagggtttcctgcctaggcagggggttggactagaagacctccaaggtcccttccaactctgctattgtattcttgtATTATAACAAGGGCCTAATTCTACTGCTTATTCATACAGTATCCTAAACCAAGATCTAATGGCTGCATTTTGGGCAACACATTGGCTTAAGTTCTGGTGGGTTCGCAGTTCAGTGCATTGGGAGCCTGAGAAAATGGGTTAATACAATAGTTCAGTTAAGCGTCTGGTATGAACACGAAATagtcttcattttttcccccctcaactGACGCTCCGTGTTGATTCCAGCTTTTGCTTTTTTCAAAGTTAACGCTCTGCATGAGTCAGCCTGTGGCCCTCTTGGTCATGGATCCGTTGCTTCGCAATGGATCATTTTCATTAGGCTGTTTCAGATCAATTGGGGTTCGGTATCTgttaaggaaggagggagggggagtctCTATGAAATAGGTTTCTTGGAGGAATCTTTCTACTGTGCCCACAAATGAATTGCAGGCCAGTGGAGAAGGActcacttctttcttttcccGATTCTCAGTTGGTGGGCAGCTCTGGATGGATTCCAGCGAATTCCCTGCCTCTTTGGGGCCCCTGCCTCTGCACAATAAGCCCCTAATTGGGGATCTCCCTGCGGGCCTGGAGTTCGGAGAGGATCTGCTGGCCTCCCAAACAGCCTCCATCCCACAAGCAGCGACGGCCCAGCCCCAAGAGATGGAGTGGGAGGCGTCTAAGCAAGCAGCGTCCGACGGTAGCTCACAGTTTGGCGTGGGGAAAGCCGCTGACCTGTCCACCGTGAGCAAGTCTAATAGTTTGGCCCTGAGTAAAGCCAGCACTTTGGACCACCTGGAGAAGCCTGGCCTCCTGGGCAGCTTGAGCAAAGGAGGGGGCCAGGAGGGGCTAGAGAAGTCTGGGGACCCCGATGGCTTCTTCAAAGCACGTGGATCTCTGGACCCAGAGAATGGGACTGAAGCCCCCCCCGTACCGGGAACCGAACAGCGCCTGAGTCCCGAAgctttgcaggaggaggaggaggggggctccCAAGGAGGCACGGGGCAGGAGAGCCACACCAAGCAGCCCAGCTGCGCTCCAAACCGCTCCGCCGAGGAGGACCCTGAGGTGGTCGAGGTGAGCAGCGTGCCCCCTTCGCAAGAAGCCGCCCCCTCGTCCGGCAGCCCCACAACGAGCCCACGGCTGGCGAAGAAGCCCCGGTTGAAACCCCCCAAGAAGAGCGCCCTGGACGCTTCGGCTAAcgcaaaggaggaggaaggggcccCTCCGAACAGCCTCCCTGAGCCTGTGCCCCCCCTGCCGCCCGTTCCAGAAGTGGCCGAGGGGAGTCTGAGTGCAGCCACGAAAGAAAGTGGGCCCAGCGAAGCCACCAAAGGACGAGAAGCGGGAGCTCCACCATCCCTTGCAGGTGGGTCAGCCTTCTCCCACGGTTACCGTGGCCTCTTCCCCTGCCACCTTGCGGTGCGCCAGTGCTGCTTCCTTTATGCTCTGCTGAGCAGATCCAGGGATCCTCCTGCTTCCTTCTCTGAATCCTGGGCCCCTTTCTAAAACTCCCTCCTTGATCTCCCAGCCCGgggctccccaaacttggcaactttaagacttgcagacttcaatttccagaagcatagctggctgggggaattctgggagttgaactccacaagtcttaaagttcccgagctatgctagctgtggaattctgggagttgaagtccccaagtcttaaagttcccgagctatgctggctggggaattctgggagttgaagtccacaagtcttaaagttcccaagctatgctggctggggaattctgggagttgaagtccacaagtcttaaagttcccgagctatgctggctgtggaattctgggagttgaagtccccaagtcttaaagttcccgagctatgctggctggggaattctgggagttgaagtccacaagtcttaaagttcccaagctatgctggctggggaattctgggagttgaagtccccaagtcttaaagttcccgagctatgctggctggggaattctgggagttgaagtccacaagtcttaaagttcccgagctatgctggctggggaattctgggagttgaagtccccaagtcttaaagttcccgagctatgctggctggggaattctgggagttgaagtccacaagtcttaaagttcccgaactatgctggctggagaattctgggagttgaagtccacaagtcttaaagttcccgagctatgctggctggggtattctgggagttgaagtccccaagtcttaaagttcccgagCTATGCTGGctagggtattctgggagttgaagtccacaagtcttaaagttcccgagctatgctggctggggaattctgggagttgaagtccacaagtcttaaagttcccgagCTATGCTGGctagggtattctgggagttgaagtccacaagtcttaaagttcccaagctatgctggctagggtattctgggagttgaagtccacaagtcttaaagttcccgagctatgctggctggggaattctgggagttgaagtccacaagtcttaaagttcccgagctatgctggctggggtattctgggagttgaagtccacaagtcttaaagttcccaagtttgaaggTCTCTGTCCCAGCCTATGGAGTTTCTTGGCCATCCAGGCCGTggttgccccaaaagtgcttCTTCGAGAGGCGACTGGAGTGTCTCATACGTGAGAAGCGAAGCCTcttcaaagtccagttgtctcttgaaaaagcggGACTCTCTCCTCCTTCGCCCTACATGGCCCTTCCCGGGTGTGGCTTTGTCCCCGTGACTGTGAGGCATCGTTCTCTGTGAGGTCCTCCTTGAGGATGATTGGGTCTCTCTCGTCTTCTCTTGCAGGGGAAGGCGCTGGTGCGAAGGGAGCCGAGGCCCCCGTCGAAAGGGTAAGGTGGGGGAAGGCCAGCTGGGCGTGGGTCTCTTCCTTCAGGCCTCGGCTGTGTTTGAGATCAGGGCTTGGGAGTCCCCAGGCCTGCCTTTCCAAACCCTTCCCAGTTCAGAGCCTTTGAACGGGCTGACTGGGGAGGGGGGTCACCTTCCATGGGGTGCCCCCCCCCTGTGGCTGCAGGGATGATTCCTTGGTGTCTTCTAGGAGCAGAAGAGGAGCGAGCGAGCCAGGAGGGCAGAGGTGTCTCGGCCAGAAACGGTCAACTCTTCAGAGAGCAGTAAGTCCACCCGAACAGGTGGgccaggagtgggggggggggaggtctcccaAATGGTACAGCAGGTAAACTCCGGAACAGAACAAGCAGGGAAAAAAGGAGGCTGGGCTACCCAGCTCAGAATAGCTTTGTGTGAGAGAGGCTGGAGGCAGATTCTCCGCTGGCCCTTTAGTTTTTCTTCCACAGCTGCGTCCCTTCAAGAAAGGGAAGGCAGCGGCCAAAGAGAgggctggagcagaggtgggttcctaccagatcTAATTGCACTAGATTTGACCTCTCAACCTAAATGCTTCCTTGGTCGCTGTGAACTCAGCACATGCTGAATGTGGAACTAAAATCAATGGGGACTTCAACATCTTTGTTTTGGATCATAGCCGTAGCTGCTTGGTTAATCAGTTGGCATCCTGCAAAATTGAgacatatatgcatgcatacatacatacatacatacatacacacacgcacacacatacacatacatacatacatatataccagaggtgggttcctaccagttcgcacctattcggtagaaccggttcatcaaatctaccgaaccggttagaagaggttccaccagtggacctggaaagcaggccacacctacagaacgaggttccaaaattttttgaaacccaccactgccacacaaacacacagacatagagagacagacagacagactggctgactgactgactgacacagagagagagaaagagaaagaaaggaaaaaataaagaaagaaagaaagaaaatagaaagaaaaagagtgagagagagataaaagaaaaaaagggacagagagaccaaaggaaggaaagagagagagagagagagagagagagaaaacacatggccggcaagccactcccaccaggtcacatggccagcaagccactcccacaaaggaggccacacccacagagtaggttccaaaaatatttgaaacccaccactgggctggagGCAGAGTTTGGGTACAGGGCTTCTCTCCCCCACCAGTCCAGTCAATTCTTGGAAGTTGCCGAGGAGTTGCTTAGCATTCCAATTGCCGTGATATATCAGGAAACAACCGAAGTACAAAATCATAgcaagagacaaaaaaggaaaattatggGAAAGAAACGGCCCAACAAATAAACCAATTAAACCAATTTTAGCCACACTAAACCACACCACTGGATCAATAGGTAAAAGCCGTTCGTTGTTTTGAAGAACAAAtgagaccaggggtcagcaatttctccgtgagaaaattttggtggtctgcagaaaaattgtttgcaatttttattttgcactaaatactattaatcgttttttttaaaaaccatattagcaccctgtgggatttaaaattatgaatgtagtggtccctgaggtctggaaagttggtgacccctgaaTTAGACCACAATCAGTCGTCCCATCTTATCAACAAAGGACGAAGAAGTTGAGATTGGACCGTTTTCTTCAGCCTGAGGCCAATAGAAAAACATGTACACAAATTACAACACATAAACAGAACCTCATTTTTCTCAGATTTCCTCATATGGAACTAGAGGCGCACCAGGCCAAAAGATGCCGCTATTTTTATTTAAGGGAAGAGCCAGGCGATGCCATTCGGGCGGCATCTTTGGGgcgctgggcggggggggggttcccaTTTCAGAAGGGAGGGAAACCCTGagcactccctccctcttctcccgcCTCGCAGTCCCCGTCTCTGATGAGGACTCGGACGCCATGGTGGATGACCCCAACGACGAGGACTTTGTCCCCTTCCGCACCCGCCGGCCCACCCGCCTGTCTCTGCGCAACCAGATGGCCCAGCGGGCGGCCCGCTCAACCGTCACCAAGATGAACTGCGCCAACTGCCGCACGCCGCTACAGAAGGGCCAGACGGCTTACCAGCGCAAGGGGCTCCCCCAGCTCTTCTGCTCCAGCTCCTGTCTCACCACCTTCTCCAAGCGGCCCCTCAGCAGGAAGAGCTGCACCTTCTGCAAAAAGTAGGCACTCCCCCCACTTTCACCCTTCGCTGGGGCGCTTCGTTGGCCTCCCTGTTCCCCTTCTACCTGCCCCCTCCCCGGACTGCGGGAGAGCTTCCTGGTCCTGGCCTGCTGTGTCCcatggggaaggggaggaggtagCCTTTCTGTCCCCGGCCCGATGACGCTTTTCCTCCCTTCAGGGACATCTGGAACACCAAGGAGTCGGTGGTGGCCCAGATCGACAACTCTTTCCACGAGTTCTGCACCTCGGTTTGCCTCTCGCTCTACGaagcgcagcagcagcagcgtccGGCCCCACAGGCAGCTGAAACCTCGGACACCATCCGGTGCAGCGTCTGCTACAAGACTGGAGAAGTGAGCAAAGGTGTCCCCCTGTGGCCCACTTGCCCCCGGGAAGGCTTGCTGTggaaggtttcccctctccctaCCTCCCGTACTCCCCTCCCTAGCACCAGGCGGGGGGGCGGGCCGGGGGTCTGTGGCCAGCCTGCGACCGCTCCGCTTCCCCTTCAGATCCAGCACGAAGTGAGCAACGGCAGTGTCGTGCACCGGATCTGCAGCGATGCCTGCTTCACGAAATTCCGGGCCACCAAAGGGCTGAAAACCAACTGCTGCGACAGCTGTGGCCTTTACCTGTACAACAAGGGGGCCCCCTTGGAATTCCTCTTCCACGAGGGGCAGCAGAAGCGCTTCTGCAACCCCACCTGCCTCAACAGCTACAAGAAGGTATGGGCGACTGAAAGTCGGGGGGCCCACACTCTGGGGGAGGGGGCCCCGGGGGTTGACTGCCTCCCCCAGAGCTTGGGAGGTGGTGGCCTTGCAAGGAAGCCCCTCGGGATTGGCGCTGATGAAagggcaggggggagggaagacGCAGGGGGCTGTCGGCCAGCCTGCCCAGCAGCCCTTCCCCCCCATGCCCTGGGTCTCTGCAGAAACACACCCGGGTCTACCCATGCATGTGGTGCAAGACGCTGTGCAAGAACTTCGACATGCTCTCCCACAAAGACCGCAACGGCAAGCTGGGCCTCTTCTGCTCCGTCTGCTGCACCACCTCGTACAAGGTCAAGCAGGCCGGACTGACAGGTactggggtggaaatggggatgcCCAGGGCGGGGAGGCGGGCACTGGGCCTCTGGGGGAAGAGAGGACCAGTCCTGCAGCGCAGACTCCTCCTGCccactctctctgtgtctcctgGGGCCCACCCTGATCCTGCCATGtacccttccccccctccccaggacccGTCCGGCCTTGCAGCTTCTGCCGAAAGAGCCTGTCTGAGCCCTGCTATTACAACAAGAACAAGCAGGTGGTGTACCAGTTCTGCAGCCCCAGCTGCTGGACCAAATTCCAGGTACATACGGAGGCTCTTCCGCCGTCACAGTGACGGGACCAGACCCAGGAGCCCCCCCGGCTTGCTCTGCACGGCTGCTGCAGTCGGGGGCCTCCCGTCAGGCTTCTGACGTCTCTCTGCTCTCGCATTTctttagaaagaaaacaaaaaaggctTCTAGCTCTCACTGTTTGCCGAGGACAGCTTTTGAGTTAGGGAAAGCGGTGTCTGCTAACGGCCGTTGGGCTCCGAAGGTGTAGGGACCCCCAGAGGCCACCTCCCCCCCTCGCTCTTGGCGCTCCCCTCTTTCTTACGTCCCCTGCCTCTTCCCGTCTGAGTCCCCAGAGTGGATAGTCTGTGAATACACTGTCTGTGTGTTGATTTGCCTTCTCAAATTCTGGTGCTGCTTGGTgaagagcctcctcctcctccttctgggcCTCTGGGCCCGGCTTCACCTcccaggctgtgtgtgtgtgaggttcccccccacccctcttgctTTTTGGGTTCTTGGCGCGCTCCCCTATCACGCTCTGCCATCGCCTGCGcccatctccttcctcccttctttctttccctcgttCCCTTCTGCTGAGTTCATCTCTCCCCTCGTCGTCCCAGCTGCTGTTCTCCGTTGCAGCATTGCGTGGCTGAATCTTCTTCTCACAGTGGAGCATTCAGGATCCCGCTGACATCACAGAAGCTTATAGCCAATGACCGGGAGTGGGgatagtggggtggggtggggggcgagGCTGCACATCTCATTCGTAGCTTACGGATCTTTCTATATCTATGATGTTGAATCTctcgtggtggtggtggtggggtgtcATTGTCTCAAATAAAACTGTTTTTGCTTCTGCTGATGACGAAGAGACTTTGTGTCTGCTATCCAATAAATCAGTGAAATTAACCTCCTGTGTGATTTGCATAATTTATTTCACTCGCAGAAAGTTGGTCTTGGGCTGCCGTTCCCTCTGGCCAAAGCCTGTCCCCTCCCAGGAACAGCAGCAGCACAGGGGGGGCCGGATGGAGGGGCCCCCTTCTTGGTGCCACAGGattgggaggggaaggggagtgcTGGGAATGGGCAGGAGGTGAGGGGGATTCGGTGGGGAGGGGGTGGCAGGGACAAATGGAGCAATGAGGTGGGCAGGGAGCAGGCGAGGGGCTGGGAGGCCCGGGGGGGAGGGCAGTCCTGGGGCACAGCAAGGCGGGCAGGGTCCTGGTGCCCCTTCTGAATCTGTCCCCTTCCCTCAAAATGCAGCGCTCCAGCCCGGAAGGTGAGATCCACTTGACCTGTCATTCCTGCCACAACCTCTTCACTGGGAAGCCCGAGATCCTGGATTGGCAGGTGAGGGGGGCCGccggagggaggagaagagaggaggcgAGGAGCCTTGCCCCAGGGAGGCTCCGGGAGGGGAGCTCTCCGCTCACACCCCATGGGGGCCTCCTGGGCAAACTCAGCTGACGCTCGCCCGCCTGGTGCCCGCTCTCTGCCAGGACAATGTCTACCAGTTCTGCTGCCGGGACTGCTGCGAGGACTTCAAGCGGCTGCAAGGGGTGGTCTCCCAGTGCGAGCACTGCAAGCAGGAGAAGCTGCTGCACGAGAAGATCCGCTTCTCGGGAGTGGAGAAGAACTTTTGCAGCGAAGGTACCCGGGCGGGGAGCTCGATCGTTGCCGAGGGCAGAAGTCCCCCCGGCCGCCGTCTCCTCAGGGCAGGTCGTTGCATGCGGTGGGCAGGGGCCAGAGGCCGCGTCGGCCTTAGGATCGGAGAGGTGAGCGACGGGGACCCCCCCTAGGCCGCCCGGGGCTAGTGCAGGAAGGGCTTgtgtcaggtgtgtgtgtgtgcttgcgtGCGTGTCCGTCTCGTGCTTGGTCTCTCTGTGGTTGCCTGCTGTGGGCTCCTGTTGCCGCCCCCCCGCTCCCGGGAGGTTTTCATCCGTGTTGTTTCTCCGCAGGGTGTGTGCTTCTTTACAAACAGGATTTCACCAAGAACCTTGGCCTCTGCTGCGTGACCTGCACCTATTGCTCCCAGACCTGCCAGCGAGCcgtcaccgagcagctggagggcAGCACCTGGGACTTCTGTAGCGACGACTGCAAAAGCAAATACCTGCTCTGGTACTACAAGGTCAGTGCGCtcctgcacccacccacccaccaatttCTTTGGGGAGGGGGCCTGCCAGTCCCCGGTTCAGGGGAAGGGAGTTGCCTCTTCTTTGCGCTAAAGGCCAAAACGTTTCCCGCGAGCACTGAGCGGGTACATCCGCAAAGCCACCTTAGAATCAAAAGGGGCAGTAAGAACTGTGGCTACCAAGAGGTTGAGCTCTCTGTCTGGAAAGTGGTTTAAGGAGCGCCCTCCCCGGAGGTGGGTGGGGAGAGGAACCCAGGCTTGGGCTTTCCAGAGCGAGGGGAGGCTGCCGAATGCCGTTCTCCAGGTcgcagacctccccccccccactcccttctgAGGTGGGCCAGAGCCATCTTCAAAGCATCAggtccccccccacacactctcCGACCTTTGGGAGACGACCATCAGCAGCTGCTCCCCGGTTCCCGTTTAGAATGCAAAAACCACATCCCAGGAGCCGCATGTGCTCTTCCGTGGCCCTCAGAACTGCCCCGGGCGGATATGAAGACAGAAATTTAGGCCGCCTTCTCCCATGGGGGCAAGGGGTGGGGGGTTGTTCCTTCCCAGCTGCTTAAGGCATCGTTTGGCCCTTTCAGTCTCCCCCTTCTGTGGGCCTTCTGTGCCCACTAAGCCAGAGCTGATAGATGTGaccaccgtggcacgacaaaaccgcgctcgactaaagcgcgcccgattaaaccgcgtcgctgacgtcatcaacagggcgacgttaggggttaggtttagggttaggttaagggttaggattaggtttagggttaggttaagggttaggattaggtttagggttaggttaagggttaggtttagggttaggttaagggttaggtttagggttagggttaggtttaggattaggtttaggggggttagggttagggttaattttaggtttagcgtttacagcgtgcttttttctccgcgctgttgtcgcgctgtgatgacgtcagctacgcggtttcgtcaagcgccctttagtcgaacgcggttttgtggtggaaccgtgaccACCACCCCTCTCCTCGCTCTGCTCTTCGCTGGGCTGCTGCCTGTCCACACCTGTGCTGGTGTGGCCGGTAGCCTCGGACAGAAGTGTGGCAGCCTAGCTCTGGAAcgaccccctccctcccccccccccccgaggatcTGGGCCCAGCTAGTATCTCAGCCCAGCCCAGGATCTCCACAGGTCAACGAAAGTTTGGTTTTATATCGGAAAGTCGGATGTGGGAAGCTGCAGTTGAGGATGAGCTTCCTGCCCCATCTGGGTTGGCCTAAACTCTCCTGCTCTGGTGCCCCGTAGGTAGCTCGGTGCCACGCTTGCAAGCGGCAGGGGAACCTGTTGGAAACGATTCACTGGCGAGGCCAAATCAAGCATTTCTGCAACCAGCAGTGCCTGTTGAGGTTTTACAACCAACAGAATCAGCCCAACCTGGACACCCAGAAAGGGCCTGAGAGTCTGCTGAACAGTGAGTAGCCGGTGCTTCGGCCAGCCAAGACTTGGAAGCGCATGAGTGGAAAGGGGGGCGAAGGAAGGATCCTGCACTGGCCCCGTGGCGGGCGGGTCGTGGGCTGGAATTCCACCatgtgggaggaggggggaaaggagggagggcggCTTCCCTTTCTCGCTCACCTCTCTGGTTCTGACATGCCGGGCCAGCCGGGAGTAGTGCGGCCCGAGGTAGCCCCACATCAAATAGGCTGTGGGGCAAACTGTCTCTAGGGTGGAAGAGAGACTCCCAAATGGATCTGTGGACCAGAGGATTCCGGGGTTCGGGGCGGGCGGCGTGCCTGTTGTCCTCCTTTGCTCAGGACTGGTTTTACACTTGGGGGCTCCGGGACGGGGATCACCGTGGCCGGGAGGGCTTTTCCATGGTGCGTTGGGCGTGGCCATTCCTGGGTTTTCCATGGTGCTTATTTAACCCCATTGGCTTGGTTTCGCTTGCTCTGAAAAAGCATTTCGAAGCATCTGGGTAGACTACACCAAGACATCAACTCCAGAGGAAAACTAAAAGTACTTTCATTGAGGTTGGCTCTATAACGGATTCTTGCACGTCTGATtatgttcttcctcctcctcctcctcctcctcctcctcctcctcgcagtCCAATGAAGTAGAGAGGTGTCTGAGCCTCTTCTGAATATTATCCGTCTGCTGTGGACCTAAACTATATTTTGCCCCCTCCTCTCCTTGGCAGCTGAGTTTGTCGATTATCTCCATCCAGGTCATCTTTTTTACTCTCTACAGTAGCGGTCTGGGCAGGGATGGGGGCATCtgggtgacaccccccccccaacttgccATTTGGCTTCCTGgtaggtgctggttgtcacctgcaacgttcccgtggttcgtccatgaggccaatgtggagaaaagacaggacacgagctttctcaggatggagcgacccagattgggggtctgagagccccttttattgagataggacaaaggcaggaggagcaatagcatgtgattaaaaacagcctgtaaaagtacaatttctaatttactgctcagggaagttctgtctatatatagtcaaatcctgggcgtcattggtagggcacatctcaggatgttatgttatgaactatcaggatgttgtggagttttaggagtttgttttctcctgtgtggttcagcgtggctctgcatgccccgttatccactgggctacgcctacacaaggaactatattacaacatctcctacttttttattttcttaaggcATTGGGTGCTCCTGGGATCATCAAgcccctttctcccttcttcatTGTTCAcctaattattgttttttttaaaaacttttatttcttgaACTGTAGTTAAGTAACATTCTCAAGTAACTGAGTGCCATTaatagacgagagagagagaagagagagaagagagagagagagagagagagagagagagagagagagaaagagagagagagaaacgatATATGAAGTTAAAAATGGTTGAAAGTAGAGACAGgcaataatatccctttccacaTATTTAAATGGTATTGATAGAAGGTCTGTTGTAACAGAGATAAAATATAAAACCCATCTGATTTTAATGAGTTGTGGTCCTTgcccctggtgtttttttttaaatgttaacttTATTTGTAATCTTTTCTAAAGTAGCTGTTTGACCAGGCCCTGTTTATCCACAGCTATTGAACACATGTAACACTTGGCAATGTTGGGAAAATATTATTTCGGCTGGTAAAATTAAGTGGCCATTCCGTTCCTTTCTCTGCTCGTCCTACGAAACGG from Thamnophis elegans isolate rThaEle1 chromosome 12, rThaEle1.pri, whole genome shotgun sequence encodes the following:
- the ZMYM3 gene encoding zinc finger MYM-type protein 3 isoform X3; the encoded protein is MDSSEFPASLGPLPLHNKPLIGDLPAGLEFGEDLLASQTASIPQAATAQPQEMEWEASKQAASDGSSQFGVGKAADLSTVSKSNSLALSKASTLDHLEKPGLLGSLSKGGGQEGLEKSGDPDGFFKARGSLDPENGTEAPPVPGTEQRLSPEALQEEEEGGSQGGTGQESHTKQPSCAPNRSAEEDPEVVEVSSVPPSQEAAPSSGSPTTSPRLAKKPRLKPPKKSALDASANAKEEEGAPPNSLPEPVPPLPPVPEVAEGSLSAATKESGPSEATKGREAGAPPSLAGEGAGAKGAEAPVEREQKRSERARRAEVSRPETVNSSESIPVSDEDSDAMVDDPNDEDFVPFRTRRPTRLSLRNQMAQRAARSTVTKMNCANCRTPLQKGQTAYQRKGLPQLFCSSSCLTTFSKRPLSRKSCTFCKKDIWNTKESVVAQIDNSFHEFCTSVCLSLYEAQQQQRPAPQAAETSDTIRCSVCYKTGEIQHEVSNGSVVHRICSDACFTKFRATKGLKTNCCDSCGLYLYNKGAPLEFLFHEGQQKRFCNPTCLNSYKKKHTRVYPCMWCKTLCKNFDMLSHKDRNGKLGLFCSVCCTTSYKVKQAGLTGPVRPCSFCRKSLSEPCYYNKNKQVVYQFCSPSCWTKFQRSSPEGEIHLTCHSCHNLFTGKPEILDWQDNVYQFCCRDCCEDFKRLQGVVSQCEHCKQEKLLHEKIRFSGVEKNFCSEGQAPEPKQPSAAAQKAEPSAEPAKTAPTSPTSAAPQPPQPVTPRKNKSAMCKPLMQNRGISCKTEMKSKGCQTDDWKPQVIVLPIPVPVFVPVPMNMYCQKVPVPFSMPVPVPVPMFLPTTLESTEKIVETIEELKVKIPSNPLEADILAMAEMIAEAEELDKASSDLCDLVSNQSAEGLLEDCDLFGPARDDVLAMAVKMANVLDEPGQDLEADFPKSEGSARDPLDINPSVDFLFDCSLVAPEDVAADPDLPRAIRKGQKRLVLSESCSRDSVSSQPSGSVLNSSYGVNAWKSWVQAKYVGAETSKGDELRFGPKPMRIKEDILACTAAELNYGLAQFVKEITRPNGERYEPDSIYYLCLGIQQYLLENNRMVNIFTDLYYLTFVQELNKLLSGWQPSVLPNSTVFSRVEEEHLWDCKQLGVYSPFVLLNTLMFFNTKYFGLQTAEEHMQLSFTNVVRQSRKCTMPRGSAKVVSIRYYAPVRHRKGRESGLGKRKREEEAPVLEQRENRLNPLRCPVKFYEFYLSKCPESLRSRNDVFYLQPERSCIAESPLWYSVIPMDKSMLESMLNRILAVREIYEEHSRGVGGLDDDMD